The Plasmodium malariae genome assembly, contig: PmUG01_00_15, whole genome shotgun sequence genome includes a region encoding these proteins:
- the PmUG01_00033900 gene encoding fam-l protein encodes MKKKIKLLFLIKTAAFILSTWRSNYASNLNVLKKYLDENNSNVRKLDTRIYQLLVKYKQNHDSRILGLQEVIPYNGENERNHICNNEKRHEERKKLSNKSLLNNSRIHRHGKKNKYCIFATNKYSHLERKIFKELDYQNFLKNNRIIKNKLHKKIMFKKYGLRFSLPLLLFSLLSISLILDLFFKCGFINGLFAFLNNYSLNNWMKGFNKSSFFDPIRELCKFTGSTSKTKSTIITHFFGIIIYVIPFFILGVTLISWIIYYHNKVKKFEKFKFRKR; translated from the exons atgaagaaaaaaataaaactattgTTCTTAATAAAAACTGCAGCATTTATCCTTTCAACATGGAGAAGCAACTATGCCAGTAATCTG aatgtgcttaaaaaatatttggacGAAAACAACAGTAATGTTAGAAAATTAGATACAAGAATTTATCAATTACtagtaaaatataagcaGAATCATGATTCACGTATATTGGGCTTACAAGAAGTAATACCATATAATGGAGAGAACGAAAGAAATCATATATgcaataatgaaaaaaggcacgaagaaagaaagaaattatcaaataaaagtttattaaataattcgAGAATTCATAGACATggtaagaaaaataaatattgtatttttgcaacaaacaaatattcccatttggaacgaaaaatatttaaggaaCTGGATTACCagaattttcttaaaaacaacaggataattaaaaataaattgcacaaaaaaataatgtttaaaaaatatggattaCGATTTTCTCTacctttattattgttttcattattatcaatATCGCTAATATTAgatctattttttaaatgtggATTTATAAATGGactttttgcatttttgaacaattattctttaaataattgGATGAAGGGTTTTAATaaatcttcattttttgacCCCATAAGGGAGTTGTGCAAATTTACGGGTAGTACAAGTAAAACGAAGTCTACTATtattacacatttttttggtataataatatatgtcaTACCTTTCTTCATATTAGGTGTTACGCTTATATCATGGATTATTTACTACCAtaataaagttaaaaaatttgaaaaatttaagtttAGGAAAAGGTAA